AATAAGAAACTATAATTTCGATCCCAATCAATCATCAAATAAAAATGTGACAAATACAGCTACTTTCTGTTCTTACTTCTCCAGGAAGTCGAGACCTTTTCTTACACATCTCTGGAGGGACACGGAATTCATCTTCTCCCAATGGTTCCCGCTCGGGTGTTTCATGCAACATTCCAAGCTGCAAGTTGTTGTTTTCAAGAACATCACCATGTACTCTCTCATTAGCCTTTAAACTGTCGTTACTGACCTCCCGGTGTAAGAAATCGTCCGATTCCATCGCATTGTTAGTAAGAAAACAAACTCGGGAGACATTGTTCTTAGCCTCCGTCATAGAATAATCCATGGTAACTAAATTGTTGTCGGACACAAAAAATTGTTGAGAGCCAAAGGAGTAGTAATTGTCATGACTTATAGAGGGAAAAAAGATAGCAGCATCTTCGTTATAATTAGTAGTATTCCCTCTTGAAAAAGAATGTGTGATAACATTTTCGTGCGATGAGTACATCATACTTCCATCAACAGATTTGTCATTGGAGTCGGGAGCAGGCGAAACAAAACTACTAGGCATCTCATTTGGAAGCGAGCACTTACCAAGCAATAGGTCCACAAAATCGGCCTCCTCAGAGCAGAGTCCATTGAAGGAGCTCCATTGCCCTTCGGAAATTGTTCCAATGGTTTCCATATTCTGTTAAGAATTGGAAGTTGAACAGGaagctttttctttttttttttggcttttaTAACTGTTAAAGAGAAGATATTGGGGAGTATGGGGGAGAAGGGATGACATATTTATACTGTTATATATgctgataaaataatatttattggcAAAAGTATagaacattttaaaaataacaagaATACAAGCTTTGAGAATGGTGGAggaaacaacaacaaataatcTTAGAATCTGTAAGCTACGTGGAAACAGTTGAAAGTGctatttttttcccaaaagtATATTGAGATACGCGTGGAAAGAAAATTACAAGCATATAAAattctttaaaaattattattacagAATCCAATAGCTAGGCATCAGAATAATAAAGAACTAAGTCATAAATACTAATAACTAAATAAATATGCAAATCAGAATAAATTGCACGTATTAGCCACATAAGATGCTgacataaattaatatatagCTCATATTTTACCAACCAACTACTTTATGAGAATATTAAGGTCCATGTAAAACTGCTAAAGCTAGCAAAAGATTTCTCAACTCCCATTTTCTAGAAAACCAGAACCCATTCAGCTATAACCTAATAGAATGATTTAAAAATTGTAAGAATCTCATATTAGTTAATGAAGTAACTTTTCCCAGTAATTCTGTAGATAAGTTAAACAATTAGAAACAGATTGGCATGAACTGTGAATATCATAACTTACAAAACTTTTAAGAGGAAAGGATGTCCAAAGTACAAATAATATATTATCCTAGAAAGCATAGGCCATAAATATACAGGAAAAAATGTAGTTTTCCACCATTTTCCTCTAAGGTTGATCTTTTCCTCTCAAAGAAAGGAAACCAGACAAGAATTTGCATTAACATGTTAACTTGTACAAACAAATTAATAGCAGGGAGATTTTCTTTATGCACAATGTAGTTTTCACAAAGCGATATTAACAGGGGAATGCTAAACCCTAACCATGGACCCAACGTACATCATAATGACAAAATGCGTAGTTCCAACATTCTCACAAGCACCAGTGATTCCTGGACTCTTGTATCTACAACTTTTGATCTAACTTTGAATAAAATCAGCTGAAAAATCGAAGGCATTTTCTTGTGTaagattattaatttattacaaGTTCTTGTCCCCAAATTCAAGTCCCCATATAAAATTAGGTTCACCTGAACTTCCAATTCAAAACCCCATCCCACACCAATCCAACAACCAAATCAAGGAATTAACAAAGTAAACTATTAACCATAAAAGGAGCTGATGACTTGTTCCTGTAATCACAGAACCATAAATTAATAACAACACAACTCTAATTTCGCGTCCGATTGCATCGAGAAGTGAAAAAAAGGGGGAAATGGAACGAAGAGCGAATCGACCCTTTGGTGAATGTGAAAAATTCAGTTGGAGTAAGAAAAGTACCTTGTGTAGGGACAGCCCCCCAACATCCCGGCGATGTTTACGCTTTCAATCACGCGTTAAAACAACACGGAGATCTTCCCTGTAATAATATCAATTCTTAATTTACTACTCCATGATTTTTATAATATGTCCAGTCAATTTCATTTGAAATTCGTAGGATTCGGCTATATCCAGCCTCAAATCAAGTCGTCATTCACCTAACTCAAAAATGTCCACACATGCACTCCATTTGTGTTCCAGTCGATCGAGTGCAAGTTCGATTCAATTCTAACACTTTTTCGAACGAACATGTTGCACATCACGGATTTATATATTTACAGCTCAAAGTTAACCAGTGTACTTAATGATAATGATTGCAAGTTCATATATGGTGCTAAAAAGTCTAAATATAAATAGATTTGGCAAAAATTCATGTGATgtggtttcacgggtcgtattttatgagacaaatctcttatttgggtcatccataaaaagctattaatttttatgctaatagtattactttttattgtgaatatcggtagggttgacccgtctcacagataaagattcgtgagaccgtctcacgattCAATAGATTTAGATCATTACCAAAATAAAACATTCAATAGGTATAAATCGTTATTTCATCTAGACTTAAATGATTAGAGTCGTACATTGTTCTTTTATCTAATCGTTTTATCATATAATGGATTTAAACAGTTAccaaaataaaacattttttcGAACAAATATGTTGCACAACACAGATTTGCATGTTAGATTACTAGTGTGATTAGTAGGATCTGAAAGTTATCCGATATACATTTAATAATAACGATTGCATGTTCATATGTCATGAAAAaagtttatatataaatatatttagatAAAACTACAAAAATAAAACACTCAATAGGTATAAATCATTATTTCATCGATATTTAGATTATACATTATATAAATGTTTAGAGTcgtacaatatttttttattttatttgatcgTTTTATCATATATTTCATCATATTATATTATGCATCTTTCGTAATATAATATAACGAACCAAACAGTTTCTTACATATGTGTATCTATTCCTACACTCTTGGAGGatcaaaatatttacaaaaatgggATGAAAATCAAAATGGTAACATTTTGATgataaaattacatttttgtgCACATGCCAACTAgggtaaatatttttttcatggatgtatttttttttttacttttctaTAGTATAacttttttattgaaaaattcATAATCATAATAAAACAACATAAAAACCCAACACATATTTAGATAAATAAAAtgcatttaataataataataataataataataataataataataataataataataataataataataataataataatgtacaTAAATTATTGTTACAAGCCAAGAATCTTATCATAATCTTTAACTGCAAATAAAGAGACGATAATagtatttttgtaattaatagGATGATCTCTATTAATCAGAAGTGAATTAATTTCATGCTCCGCATATGTAatacattatttaatttaattaaaaaatagaaTCTTATTAGTTTGAAAACTAATCGAGTTTCTCAGCTCGATCTCTAGCTCAAAAATTTTAATACAAATCGGAGcttgaattaaaaaaaattagaatctaGATTCTTCTATTCAGTTACGATCTTAATTCAACTTAATTTTCAATAATTATTAGATAAGGTGAAATTATTTATTCTTATTATTGCTAATTAATTATCGGCGCTCACTTTACCATTTTATCTACCTGATTGTCtctattattttatgattcatgACTTCGCACAAATATGAATCATTTACGCCCTTTTAGTTCTTGTCTACTTTTTTTAATTTCTTATGTATGAGTAAGTCTTTTTATGAGAGATAATGTCATGAATTTATATAGGTTATATGGATTGAATGGATCCATATTTTCaatgaaaagtaatatatttttataggtCAGGTCGGTCTTGAAATTTATATCACAAAATTATCTTGTAAGGTATGTGATGTATTTTGTTTAATAGCAAAATAAGTAAGATCGTATGAAACTGTAAATATGTGTTTATCAAAATTAAGTGTTATGTGAAATGTTACAACATTTCAGACAACATACAGCGGAATATATAAGTTTGTAACAAAAATTAACTTTAAGTAAATACGATGGAACATAATAAActttgcacaagtataaatacttgcgCGGTGTCTTATGGCAAaaataatcactagaaaaccaacAAGTTTACACAAAAACTATCACTAGTGATTTTAatcaaaaatcaatttcctcaacacgtTGAGAAAATCAAAAGCTCCATAAAACAAAGAACCACATTAAAACAGTATATAAAGAAGTAAAACACGATACCAAAACTGGAGCAACAGAAACAAATTTTCATCAAACTCCTTCACAGTTGTTGTCTGCAGATGTCTCCAACAATCACGACAACACATGGATTCAGCACTTTTCGATTAGCAGCAACCTTGTAGATTGTTTTCTTTAAAGTTTATGGCGTGCAAATGTACAATAGTATATATGTGCTTCTGCGTAAATCATCAAGCTTTTGCATGAGATAAATCTTCTTACTTATAGCCCTAGAGTTTATCAACAAAGAAACCTACACGATATGAAAAGCAAGAGTTTTATTATAAACAAACTCTATTTAAACAAAGATATCATATCAAAAAAAATCTTATCATAATTATCACATTATCTAGAAAGATAAATctatatttaaatattcaaaatcatatcaacaaagaaaaattaatcttgagaaataaatttaatacaaaaatggcaacaacttgtgtgagacggtctcacgggtattatttgtgagacggatcttttatttgggtcacccataaaaaaatatcactttttatactaagagtattactttttattgtgaatattggtagggttgacccgtctcacatattataatccgtgagacggcctcacatgagactcactctacaaaaattatatttacctTCAAATCTCATATGAGATTTTATGCCTATTTATTATGCCTGTATTGAGTCTTCcattataattttgataaacACATCTCATATAGTATAagaatattataatattatctcGTCATTTATTTGTGTTAAAtcgtgtaatataatatattctttaattataattatttaaattggaGTACCTCATAATCAAGTTTTTTGGCCTATGCACGATCATCGTCAATAAATTAAACTTTGAGAAATTtatttgggaaaaaaaaacCCATGCATAATGCACTGATAAAATAAATTGGAATCTtaataaaaatcaatttttaatgGCATATGTAAATAAGAAAATCAGATTTAAATAATTGGTTTGATGGGCATAaagaatatatatgtatgtcgACCGCCCTGCACGTTTGGGTTAACTAATAATAATTTGGTCTTCAAATCAGATTTCTGAATAGATGCTCGTAAGTCTATATGATCTCACGTATTTGTATATGTTACACGGGTCGATTCGAGCTATAAttatcatgaaaaataatatttttgatataaaaaataatatttttcatgaattgtGTCGGATCGGAGAATCGTATCAGAAAATTAATCTGTGATACACTCTCACAAGAATATTtggttggcaaaaacttgtgtgagacggtctcacatattgtattttgtgagatgaatatcttatttggttcattcatgaaaaagtattactttttattgtgaatatcggtagggttggtccgtctcacaaataaagattcgtgagatcgtatcacaagagacctactgtTATCAATTTAGACCCCAAATCATCCTTAttgttttttcattaatgaaaaatattatttttattgtatttatatCTAAATTGGTAGATAATAACACAGAAATCGTGCACACCTCGTGCTTCATCAATTAGAAAattaatgattaataatttATGTTTCATTATAATTTGGTGTAAGTGGGAACTAAATCTAAAgggattaattaaattattagtgTTGCTAATATGGCTATGAAGATAATTAAAGTAAAATTCGACAAAGTAAAGATTCTTCAGAAGTACAACTCgagataaattattatttttaagtaaaaactgtgagacggtctcacgagttgtattttgtgaaacaaatatcttatttgggtcattcataaaataatattatttttaagataagaatattactttttattttaaatatcaggAGGGTggacatgtctcacagataaagatttgtgagatcgtATTACAATAGACATAttcttaattttaataaaactaaTAGTCATTTTTAATTAACACAAAAAGtcttgtgagatcgtctcaccaGTCAATATTTTGAAACGGATCTCTTATCTGATCTGACTTATGAAAAGtatcaaaatattattattttttcaaaatggACCAAGTCAACTCGTTTAACAGATATAAATCAGTGAGATTGTCTCATATGAGACATACTAATTTATTAATTACATGTTTTTGTCTAACTAAatgatggcaaaaacttgtgtgagacggtctcacgggtcgtattttgtgagacggatctttatttggataatccatgaaaaagtattactttttatgctaagagtattactttttattgtgaatatgggtagggttgacccgtctcacagattgtgatccgtgagacggtctcacatgagacctactcctaAATGATATatcaataatatatatttaagatataaaatttgTTAACTTTAAGTGATTTCTAATTTCATATAAGATTATATATACATTGTCACATTGAATTCCAATGTCATGTAAAATTAtcgatgaatttttttttattgtacgTTCCACCAAGTGAGAAAgatctcttattttggtcatccattaaaaatattattttttatgttaagattattattttttattttgaatatcagtaggattgacccgtctaatagataaaaattcgtaagaccgtcttacaagaggCCTACTCTTACaattaaataataatcattaTGGTAGTCGTATATGAATGCAAGAACTCATGATCAATTTAAAATCTAATTTTCGGGTCACTATCATTTGGAATTTAATACTGAACATTTTAAAAATTGCAAgaccaaataaaaaataataataatcattttcaTTTAGTTGTAATTTAAGAGTGGTGATTAAATTAATGATATCGGAATTTTTATATCgaacaatttaaaaaaattatttaatgatCATGGGATCTGTACCTTTTCAGAAACCAAGGAGCCAAATATATGATGCCAGAATATTTTTTTCAGGTTTTTTTAAAgtgtttttataaatatataaatcagTCATGGTATATTTAGaaaacatataatttatttttaaaatcgaAAACGTACTCTTTTGTTAATATCGAAATAGAGTTTAAGGTGagtgaataaattttttttaaaaaaaatattttgaaaaattggaGCTAGCTTTAATTAACTTTTAAAATCCTTTCTTGAAAGTTAGACTCTACTGgactattaaaataaattttaagtgtgaataaataatcatattagactagtgatattatatatatgcaATGCAAGCAATCAATCGACATATGGGCAAGATAAATAAAGATAAAGACCCAAGTAAGTGCATAATTTAAATGAACAACATGTTCGGAGATAACAGCTCATACGTCATCCATTCTCTCTTTTAGGAATGAATtgattaaaagattttgaattaTATAACTATTGTACAAACACACTTCGATTATGATTTATCAATatctaaatcgaaactcttagtGATATCTCAACACAACAAATTCTGACTTTTTAAGAATTCTCAATTCACCAAAAACAACAAACTTTCCAACATGTAGCTTTGAATGACTAGAGTTGGTATGGTAACACAAGTTGATCATTAATGATCTGATATGAAAAATAGGCGTGTGCTAGGTGAATAGCATGATATATGAGTAATAATTATGCTCCAGATCTCGTGATCTCGTATATTGCAGATTGTGAATGTTTGAAAATTGTTGGTATTCTTCTGTAGTTTGAAGTTCTGAATCTGTATATTTATACCAAAAGTTCTCCAACGTTCGGAAAACTTTTCAACGATCAATTGTATTATCTATCGACAGATTGATTTCATCAACTTCTCTTCATCGTACACTGAAGTAAATGCTCATTTCATGcttttttactttttacaaCTTCGGCTCTTTTAATTTCGGAGAGTGCATTACAGGATTATAGGTGACTGCTATAGCACTTATGTTTCCACATATGACTAGGGATTCAATGGCTCGAACATCATAGTATCTAAGTTGCTGAATCCATAttagttgtgcacaacaacttccTATGGCATGTCATCGGCAGACTCAGGCTCGACTTCTGTAGCTTTTGGTTCAACATTTTCCATCAGACATTGGATCTTTCATCGCTCTCACTTGATGAAGTTTCTGAGCACAAGGGGTCTGAGTCTTAATCTGCCCACTTGCTTTCGTTATCCTCTGCAACAAGAACTTTCTAGTCATTTTCTACTTGATTGATCTCTTATCATCTCTGGAATTCCTCTTCTCATATGGCTTTTTTCATCTTTTTTGGAATGTTACAATTTGCAATAAAATTACCATTCATTCCATAGTTAAAACAAGCTTGATTattatttgtttgatcatttTTACGATAAGAATTAAATTTGGATTAATTCTTTATTACAAATTttctaaatttattaattaacaaAGACACGGTCTCATTAATTATCTGATCAACAGATTTTATGCTAGAAGATTCTTCTCCGATTATTGGAGTCAGATTTGTGGCTGCTTGAGCTTTTGTGGGTTCAGAAGTGGAAGGTTCCTCTTTTGTCCAGATTTCCGACTCGAAATCATGTGCTTTCCAGTCTGTAAATAGATCACGCATCTCGAGTTTGTTGAGATCCTTGCACTCTCACATTACCATCGTCTTTACATTTCATTCTCTGAGTCATGCTCTCATTACCTTCAATACAAGTTCATAGTTAGAGTATTCTTTTCCAAATAAAGCAAGTTCAATTACAATACTACTAAACtgttcatcaaactcatctAAGGTTTTGACGGGATTTATCGTTGCAttgtaaaatttttgaatgGTCACGATCAGTTTGTTCtcctttt
This region of Primulina eburnea isolate SZY01 chromosome 14, ASM2296580v1, whole genome shotgun sequence genomic DNA includes:
- the LOC140811984 gene encoding uncharacterized protein isoform X2; translation: METIGTISEGQWSSFNGLCSEEADFVDLLLGKCSLPNEMPSSFVSPAPDSNDKSVDGSMMYSSHENVITHSFSRGNTTNYNEDAAIFFPSISHDNYYSFGSQQFFVSDNNLVTMDYSMTEAKNNVSRVCFLTNNAMESDDFLHRELGMLHETPEREPLGEDEFRVPPEMCKKRSRLPGEDQSNRSMKFKKFPKLDNIDYENNYNDDISNATFKQRTSSWCSEDESIASLEHTHGVTSTSIPKGGRILNSNGKTRASRGSATDPQSLYARKRRERINERLRILQGLVPNGTKVDISTMLEEAVQYVKFLQLQIKLLSSDALWMYSPIVYNGMDLGLDLRIPSPKTQS
- the LOC140811984 gene encoding uncharacterized protein isoform X1, whose amino-acid sequence is METIGTISEGQWSSFNGLCSEEADFVDLLLGKCSLPNEMPSSFVSPAPDSNDKSVDGSMMYSSHENVITHSFSRGNTTNYNEDAAIFFPSISHDNYYSFGSQQFFVSDNNLVTMDYSMTEAKNNVSRVCFLTNNAMESDDFLHREVSNDSLKANERVHGDVLENNNLQLGMLHETPEREPLGEDEFRVPPEMCKKRSRLPGEDQSNRSMKFKKFPKLDNIDYENNYNDDISNATFKQRTSSWCSEDESIASLEHTHGVTSTSIPKGGRILNSNGKTRASRGSATDPQSLYARKRRERINERLRILQGLVPNGTKVDISTMLEEAVQYVKFLQLQIKLLSSDALWMYSPIVYNGMDLGLDLRIPSPKTQS